One window of Nonomuraea muscovyensis genomic DNA carries:
- a CDS encoding TetR family transcriptional regulator → MQPAPRAAGERQRDADRTKAEILDVATRHFATQGYAGARVDEIAALTRTTKRMIYYYFGSKEQLYIAVLERAYAEVRAAERAVDVEHLEPVEAIRTLAELTFDHHDAHRDFIQLVAIENIHRAEHIRKSPALANLGTPVIDIISRILAAGRASGDFVTEADAVDVHMMISAFCVFRVANQHTFGVLFGRDIAAPGDRDRLRAMVGEMVVAYLRGAGAPG, encoded by the coding sequence ATGCAGCCGGCACCCCGGGCCGCCGGAGAGCGGCAACGCGACGCGGACCGGACCAAGGCGGAGATCCTCGACGTCGCGACGCGCCACTTCGCCACCCAGGGATACGCCGGCGCCCGGGTCGACGAGATCGCCGCGCTGACACGCACCACCAAGCGGATGATCTACTACTACTTCGGCAGCAAGGAGCAGCTCTACATCGCCGTGCTGGAGCGGGCCTACGCCGAGGTGCGCGCCGCCGAGCGGGCAGTCGACGTCGAGCACCTGGAGCCGGTCGAGGCGATCCGCACGCTCGCCGAGCTGACCTTCGACCACCACGACGCCCACCGCGACTTCATCCAACTCGTCGCCATCGAGAACATCCACCGCGCCGAGCACATCCGCAAGTCGCCCGCGCTGGCCAACCTCGGCACGCCGGTCATCGACATCATCTCCCGCATCCTCGCGGCGGGCCGGGCGAGCGGTGACTTCGTCACCGAGGCCGACGCCGTCGACGTGCACATGATGATCAGCGCCTTCTGCGTCTTCCGGGTGGCCAACCAGCACACGTTCGGCGTGCTGTTCGGGCGCGACATCGCCGCTCCCGGCGACCGTGACCGGCTGCGCGCCATGGTGGGCGAGATGGTCGTCGCCTACCTCCGCGGCGCCGGCGCCCCCGGGTGA